In a single window of the Atlantibacter hermannii genome:
- the djlA gene encoding Dna-J like membrane chaperone protein — translation MALMMGGGFWGVVLGLLIGHFFDQARSRRMAFFSTQQQRQSLFFSTTFEVMGHLTKSKGRVTQADIHMATLFMDRMDLHGNSRTAAQNAFRVGKEPGYPLREKMRQLRGICFGRFDLIRMFLEIQIQTAFADGSLHPNEREVLYVIAEELGISRMQFDQFLRMMQGGAQFSGGSQQGHQQGPWQQTQQGPTLEDACNVLGVKPGDEPTTIKRAYRKLMSEHHPDKLVAKGLPPEMMQMAKQKAQEIQKAYDLIKTAKGFK, via the coding sequence ATGGCCCTGATGATGGGCGGCGGCTTTTGGGGCGTGGTTTTAGGGTTGCTTATCGGGCATTTCTTTGACCAGGCGCGCAGCCGCCGGATGGCGTTTTTCAGTACGCAGCAACAGCGGCAATCGCTGTTCTTCAGTACCACTTTTGAAGTCATGGGGCATCTGACCAAATCCAAAGGCCGGGTGACGCAGGCCGACATCCATATGGCGACCTTATTTATGGATCGTATGGATTTGCACGGTAATTCCCGCACGGCGGCGCAAAACGCGTTTCGTGTGGGTAAAGAGCCGGGTTATCCGCTGCGTGAGAAGATGCGCCAACTGCGCGGTATCTGTTTTGGCCGCTTCGATCTGATTCGGATGTTTCTGGAAATTCAAATCCAGACGGCGTTCGCCGACGGTTCCCTGCACCCTAACGAACGTGAAGTGCTGTACGTCATCGCCGAAGAGCTGGGCATCTCCCGCATGCAGTTCGATCAGTTCTTACGCATGATGCAGGGGGGAGCGCAGTTTAGCGGCGGCAGCCAGCAGGGGCACCAGCAAGGTCCGTGGCAGCAAACCCAACAGGGGCCGACCCTTGAAGACGCGTGTAACGTGCTGGGCGTAAAACCGGGGGATGAACCTACCACCATCAAACGGGCGTACCGGAAACTGATGAGCGAACACCACCCCGATAAACTGGTCGCGAAAGGTCTGCCGCCGGAAATGATGCAGATGGCGAAGCAAAAAGCGCAGGAAATTCAGAAAGCGTACGACCTCATCAAAACCGCAAAAGGGTTTAAATAA
- the imp_1 gene encoding organic solvent tolerance protein has protein sequence MTEQRITRMNKRIPTLLATMIGAALYSQHGMAADLASQCMLGVPSYNRPLVEGDPNSQPVTINADSAKGDYPDNAVFGGNVDIQQGNSRLLADEVQLHQKQVEGQADPVRTVDALGNVHYDDNQVILKGPKAWSNLNTKDTNVWEGDYQMVGRQGRGTADLMKQRGENRYTILENGTFTSCLPGSDTWSVVGSEVIHDREEQVAEIWNARFKLGPVPVFYSPYLQLPVGDKRRSGFLIPNAKYSTNNGLEFTLPYYWNIAPNFDATITPNYMEKRGTQWRNEFRYLTQAGTGLMEFDYLGSDDTFQDEHPRESDKHRWLYYWNHSGVMDQVWRFNVDFTKVSDPYYFNDFSSTYGSSTDGYATQKFSAGYVIQNFDATVSTKKFQVFDTQAGNTYGAEPQLDVNWYQNDVGPFDTRIYAQAVKFTNVNKNYPEATRLHIEPVISLPLSNDWGSINTEAKLMSTHYQQDNLEHFQNYLGGNNEAANKLQESVSRTLPQFKVDGKMVFERDMNWAEGFTQTLEPRAQYLYVPYRNQSSINNFDSSLLQSDYSGLFRDRTYGGLDRIASANQVTTGVTTRIYDEEAIERFNVSVGQIYYFTESRTGDENINWEKDKKTGSILWAADTYWRISDRWGLRGGVQYDTRLDNVATGSSAIEYRRDEDRLMQLNYRYASPEYIQATLPLFSQYNPV, from the coding sequence ATGACGGAACAACGAATAACACGTATGAATAAACGTATTCCCACCTTGCTGGCCACCATGATTGGCGCAGCCCTCTATAGCCAACACGGTATGGCTGCAGACCTCGCTTCACAATGTATGCTTGGCGTTCCGAGCTACAACCGTCCTCTGGTCGAAGGGGACCCGAACAGCCAGCCCGTTACCATTAATGCAGACAGCGCTAAAGGCGATTATCCGGATAATGCCGTGTTTGGCGGCAATGTGGATATTCAGCAGGGCAACAGCCGTCTGTTGGCCGACGAAGTGCAACTTCACCAGAAACAGGTTGAAGGGCAAGCGGATCCGGTGCGCACCGTTGATGCGCTGGGTAACGTGCATTACGACGATAATCAGGTGATTTTAAAAGGGCCAAAAGCCTGGTCGAACCTGAATACCAAAGATACCAACGTCTGGGAAGGCGATTACCAGATGGTGGGCCGCCAGGGCCGCGGCACCGCGGATCTGATGAAACAGCGCGGCGAAAACCGTTATACCATTCTGGAAAATGGCACCTTCACCTCCTGTCTGCCGGGTTCGGATACCTGGAGCGTGGTCGGGAGCGAAGTTATCCACGACCGTGAAGAACAGGTCGCCGAAATCTGGAATGCGCGTTTTAAACTCGGTCCGGTACCGGTGTTCTACAGCCCGTATTTACAGTTGCCGGTAGGCGATAAGCGCCGTTCGGGCTTTTTGATCCCTAACGCCAAATACAGCACCAATAACGGCCTTGAGTTCACGCTGCCTTATTACTGGAATATCGCGCCGAACTTTGATGCCACCATCACCCCGAACTACATGGAAAAACGCGGCACCCAGTGGCGCAACGAATTCCGCTACCTGACCCAGGCTGGCACGGGGTTAATGGAATTTGATTATCTGGGCTCCGATGACACCTTCCAGGACGAGCATCCGCGTGAAAGCGATAAGCACCGCTGGCTCTATTACTGGAACCACAGCGGGGTAATGGATCAGGTCTGGCGCTTTAACGTTGACTTCACGAAAGTCAGCGATCCGTACTATTTCAACGACTTTAGTTCGACATACGGTTCAAGCACCGACGGTTACGCGACGCAGAAATTCAGCGCCGGATATGTTATCCAGAACTTTGATGCAACCGTCAGCACTAAAAAATTCCAGGTCTTTGATACCCAGGCAGGCAACACCTACGGCGCAGAACCGCAGCTGGACGTGAACTGGTACCAAAATGATGTTGGGCCGTTTGATACGCGTATCTACGCTCAGGCGGTGAAGTTTACCAACGTCAACAAAAACTACCCGGAAGCGACCCGTCTGCATATTGAGCCGGTTATCAGTTTGCCGCTGTCCAACGACTGGGGCAGCATTAATACCGAAGCAAAACTGATGTCCACGCATTACCAGCAGGACAACCTTGAGCACTTCCAGAATTACCTTGGCGGGAATAATGAAGCCGCCAATAAGCTTCAGGAATCGGTATCCCGCACCCTGCCGCAGTTCAAAGTCGACGGCAAAATGGTGTTTGAGCGCGATATGAACTGGGCGGAAGGCTTTACGCAAACCCTGGAACCGCGTGCCCAGTATTTGTATGTGCCTTACCGTAATCAGAGCAGTATCAATAACTTCGACTCATCTTTATTGCAGTCTGACTATTCCGGCCTGTTCCGTGACCGTACTTACGGCGGTCTGGACCGTATAGCTTCAGCAAACCAGGTGACCACTGGCGTTACCACGCGCATTTATGATGAAGAAGCGATTGAACGTTTTAACGTTTCCGTTGGTCAAATCTACTATTTCACCGAGTCCCGTACCGGTGATGAAAATATCAACTGGGAAAAAGACAAGAAAACCGGCTCCATCCTGTGGGCGGCTGACACCTACTGGCGCATCTCCGATCGTTGGGGCCTGCGCGGCGGCGTTCAGTACGATACCCGTCTGGATAACGTCGCGACCGGCAGCAGCGCCATTGAATACCGTCGCGATGAAGACCGTTTAATGCAGTTGAACTATCGCTATGCCAGCCCGGAATACATCCAGGCGACATTGCCTTTGTTCTCCCAATACAACCCAGTATAA
- the imp_2 gene encoding organic solvent tolerance protein, with protein sequence MPARNTSRRHCLCSPNTTQYKDGVSQVGVTASWPIVDRWSVVGAYYYDTNAKQSADQMLGVQYSSCCYAIRVGYERKINGWENEQSKYDNVFGFNIELRGLSSNYGLGTQQMLRSNILPYQSSL encoded by the coding sequence ATGCCAGCCCGGAATACATCCAGGCGACATTGCCTTTGTTCTCCCAATACAACCCAGTATAAAGACGGCGTCTCGCAGGTTGGCGTAACAGCGAGCTGGCCAATTGTCGATCGTTGGTCCGTTGTTGGTGCGTACTACTATGATACCAATGCGAAACAGTCTGCCGACCAGATGCTTGGCGTGCAGTACAGCTCCTGCTGTTATGCCATTCGCGTTGGGTATGAACGTAAAATCAACGGGTGGGAAAACGAACAGAGCAAGTACGACAATGTGTTTGGTTTCAACATCGAACTGCGTGGCCTGAGCTCGAACTACGGTCTCGGCACCCAACAGATGTTGCGTTCTAACATTCTGCCGTATCAAAGCTCTTTATAA
- the surA gene encoding chaperone precursor (peptidyl-prolyl cis-trans isomerase), with protein sequence MKNWKTLLLGLTLVVNTSFAAPQVVDKVAAVVNNGVVLESDVDGLMQSVKLNASQAGQQLPDDATLRHQILERLIMDQILLQMGQKMGVKISDEQLDQAIANIAKQNNMTLDQMRSRLAYDGLNYNTYRNQIRKEMTISEVRNNEVRRRVTVLPQEVESLAQQVGNQNDASTELNLSHILIPLPENPTADQVSEAESQARSIVDQAKNGGDFGKLAIAYSADQQALKGGQMGWGRIQELPSIFGQALSTAKKGDIVGPIRSGVGFHILKVNDLRGQTQNMSVTEVHARHILLRPSPIMTDDQARVKLEQIAADIKSGKTSFAAAAREFSQDPGSANQGGDMGWSMPDVYDPAFRDALMKLQKGQLSAPVHSSFGWHLIELMDTRNVDKTDAAQKDRAYRMLFNRKFSEEAATWMQEQRASAYVKILSK encoded by the coding sequence ATGAAGAACTGGAAAACGCTGCTTCTTGGTCTCACCCTGGTGGTGAACACCAGTTTCGCTGCGCCGCAGGTTGTCGATAAAGTAGCAGCCGTCGTGAATAACGGCGTGGTACTGGAAAGTGACGTTGATGGTCTGATGCAGTCTGTTAAATTGAATGCCAGCCAGGCTGGTCAGCAGCTTCCTGATGACGCCACGTTGCGCCATCAGATTCTGGAACGTCTGATCATGGATCAGATCCTGCTGCAAATGGGCCAGAAAATGGGCGTCAAAATTAGCGACGAACAGCTCGACCAGGCGATCGCTAACATCGCGAAGCAGAACAACATGACGCTGGATCAGATGCGTAGCCGTCTGGCCTATGACGGTCTGAATTACAACACCTACCGTAATCAGATCCGTAAAGAGATGACGATTTCCGAAGTGCGCAATAACGAAGTGCGTCGCCGTGTCACCGTCCTGCCGCAGGAAGTGGAATCGCTGGCCCAACAGGTGGGTAACCAGAACGATGCCAGCACGGAATTAAACCTGAGCCACATCCTGATCCCCCTGCCGGAAAACCCGACGGCGGACCAGGTAAGCGAAGCCGAAAGCCAGGCCCGCTCCATTGTCGATCAGGCTAAAAACGGCGGCGACTTTGGCAAACTGGCTATCGCCTATTCTGCCGATCAGCAGGCGCTGAAAGGCGGCCAGATGGGCTGGGGACGTATCCAGGAGCTGCCGTCGATCTTTGGTCAGGCGCTGAGCACGGCCAAAAAAGGCGATATCGTGGGCCCGATCCGTTCAGGCGTGGGTTTCCATATCCTGAAAGTGAACGATCTGCGTGGTCAGACGCAAAACATGTCTGTGACGGAAGTACATGCCCGCCACATTCTGTTGCGTCCGTCGCCGATCATGACTGACGACCAGGCTCGCGTGAAGCTGGAGCAGATTGCCGCAGACATTAAGAGCGGGAAAACCAGTTTCGCCGCCGCTGCGCGCGAATTCTCTCAGGATCCGGGCTCTGCCAACCAGGGCGGCGATATGGGTTGGTCAATGCCTGATGTTTACGATCCGGCATTCCGCGATGCGCTGATGAAACTGCAAAAAGGCCAGTTGAGCGCGCCGGTGCACTCCTCCTTTGGCTGGCATTTGATCGAGCTGATGGACACCCGTAACGTCGATAAAACCGATGCAGCTCAGAAAGATCGTGCTTACCGGATGCTGTTCAACCGTAAATTCTCGGAAGAAGCGGCAACCTGGATGCAGGAACAGCGCGCCAGCGCTTACGTAAAAATTCTGAGTAAATAA
- the pdxA_2 gene encoding 4-hydroxythreonine-4-phosphate dehydrogenase, with the protein MTNTWRVVITPGEPAGIGPELVAMLAQRDWPVELVVCADPQLLMDRASLLNLPLTLHPFQPDTPPRPQQRGSLTVLPVSLRAPSVAGQLEVANSHYVVETLARACDGCINGEFAALITGPVHKGIINDAGIPFTGHTEFFEERAHSHKVVMMLATDTLRVALATTHLPLRAIADAITPELLREIITILHSDLQTKFGIAQPRILVCGLNPHAGEGGHMGSEEIDILIPVLNEMRAKGMDLTGPLPADTLFQPKYLDHADAVLAMYHDQGLPVLKYQGFGRAVNITLGLPFIRTSVDHGTALELAGLGTADVGSFITALNLATSMVFNSNNQ; encoded by the coding sequence ATGACGAACACCTGGCGTGTGGTTATCACTCCCGGCGAACCCGCCGGGATTGGTCCGGAACTGGTCGCGATGCTGGCGCAACGCGACTGGCCCGTCGAACTGGTGGTCTGCGCCGACCCACAACTCCTGATGGACCGCGCCAGCCTGCTCAACCTCCCTCTTACGCTCCACCCCTTTCAGCCCGATACACCGCCCCGTCCCCAACAACGTGGGTCGCTGACCGTACTGCCGGTTTCTCTGCGCGCCCCCTCGGTCGCCGGGCAACTGGAAGTGGCAAACAGTCACTATGTGGTGGAAACGCTGGCAAGAGCCTGCGACGGCTGTATTAACGGTGAGTTCGCTGCACTCATTACCGGCCCGGTGCATAAAGGGATTATTAATGATGCAGGTATCCCGTTTACCGGCCATACCGAGTTCTTTGAAGAGCGCGCCCACAGCCATAAAGTGGTGATGATGCTGGCGACCGATACGCTGCGCGTGGCGCTTGCCACAACGCATTTGCCGCTGCGCGCCATCGCTGACGCCATCACCCCTGAACTGCTGCGCGAAATCATCACCATCCTGCACAGCGATCTGCAAACGAAATTCGGCATTGCGCAGCCGCGCATTCTGGTGTGCGGCCTGAATCCGCACGCCGGCGAAGGCGGCCACATGGGTAGCGAAGAGATCGATATCCTGATCCCGGTACTCAATGAGATGCGCGCTAAAGGCATGGATCTGACCGGCCCGCTCCCGGCGGATACGCTGTTTCAGCCAAAGTATCTCGATCACGCCGATGCGGTGTTAGCGATGTACCACGATCAGGGCCTGCCCGTGCTAAAATACCAGGGTTTTGGCCGTGCGGTGAATATCACGCTCGGATTACCCTTTATTCGTACCTCGGTCGACCACGGCACCGCTCTGGAGCTGGCAGGCCTTGGGACTGCCGACGTGGGCAGTTTTATCACGGCGCTTAATCTCGCCACCAGCATGGTTTTTAACAGTAATAATCAATGA
- the ksgA gene encoding S-adenosylmethionine-6-N',N'-adenosyl (rRNA) dimethyltransferase — MNNRVHQGHLARKRFGQNFLNDQFVIESIVSAIHPQKDQAMVEIGPGLGALTEPVGERLDKLTVIELDRDLAARLQTHPFLAPKLTIYQQDAMTMDFGELSRTLGQPLRVFGNLPYNISTPLMFHLFSYTDAIADMHFMLQKEVVNRLVAGPNSKAYGRLSVMAQYYCQVIPVLEVPPTAFTPPPKVDSAVVRLVPYTTLPHPVKEIRLLSRITTEAFNQRRKTIRNSLGNVFSIEALTSMGIDPALRAENISVAQYCQLANYLADNLPSKES, encoded by the coding sequence ATGAATAATCGAGTTCACCAGGGTCACTTAGCCCGTAAACGTTTTGGGCAAAACTTTCTTAACGATCAATTTGTTATTGAGAGCATTGTCTCGGCCATTCACCCGCAAAAAGACCAGGCGATGGTAGAAATCGGCCCGGGCCTTGGCGCGTTAACCGAGCCGGTGGGCGAGCGTCTGGATAAGCTCACGGTCATCGAGCTGGACCGCGATCTGGCGGCCCGTCTGCAAACGCATCCGTTCCTGGCGCCTAAACTGACCATCTATCAGCAAGACGCCATGACCATGGACTTCGGCGAGCTGTCCCGCACGCTGGGCCAGCCGCTGCGCGTATTTGGCAACTTGCCGTACAACATCTCCACGCCGCTGATGTTCCATCTCTTTAGCTATACTGATGCGATTGCAGATATGCACTTTATGCTGCAAAAAGAGGTCGTCAATCGTCTGGTTGCAGGGCCGAATAGTAAAGCGTATGGTCGGTTAAGCGTTATGGCGCAGTACTACTGTCAGGTAATTCCGGTGCTGGAAGTGCCGCCGACGGCCTTTACGCCGCCGCCCAAAGTGGATTCTGCCGTGGTGCGCCTGGTGCCTTACACCACGTTGCCGCATCCGGTGAAAGAGATCCGTTTGCTGAGCCGTATTACCACCGAAGCGTTTAACCAACGCCGTAAAACCATCCGCAACAGCCTGGGCAATGTGTTCAGCATTGAGGCGTTGACGAGCATGGGGATTGATCCGGCGCTGCGTGCAGAAAATATTTCGGTCGCGCAATATTGCCAGTTAGCCAATTATTTAGCTGATAATCTGCCCTCGAAGGAGAGCTAA